Proteins from one Candidatus Lokiarchaeota archaeon genomic window:
- a CDS encoding cobalamin-binding protein gives MSDNSVLSDLITAIREGNREIVPDLTKKAIDQGIEAFDIVTKGCSKAMREVGELYQKGEYFVPEILMSAKAFEAGMEVLEPHLTEIDTKASGTVVIGVCEGDIHSIGKNLVKTMLDATGFKVIDLGTDIPANEFIEAAKENEADIVAVSALMTTSMLKMEEISESLNANGVSAKLMVGGGPVSHDYAEKIGAHGYGKDAMEAVDVAVRLAEKE, from the coding sequence ATGTCAGACAACAGCGTCCTGAGTGATTTGATTACAGCGATACGAGAAGGCAATCGGGAGATTGTTCCCGATTTAACAAAGAAAGCTATTGATCAGGGTATTGAGGCTTTTGATATTGTTACCAAAGGTTGTTCCAAGGCGATGAGGGAAGTTGGTGAACTATATCAAAAGGGGGAATATTTCGTGCCTGAGATACTTATGTCAGCAAAAGCATTTGAAGCGGGTATGGAGGTGCTCGAACCCCATCTAACTGAAATCGATACCAAAGCTAGTGGCACCGTTGTGATTGGTGTCTGTGAGGGCGATATACATTCCATAGGTAAGAATCTCGTGAAAACAATGCTTGATGCTACTGGTTTCAAGGTAATCGATTTGGGAACGGATATTCCTGCGAACGAGTTCATTGAAGCGGCAAAAGAGAACGAAGCGGATATTGTTGCTGTCTCAGCTCTCATGACCACGTCAATGCTGAAAATGGAAGAGATTTCAGAATCTCTGAATGCAAACGGCGTTAGCGCAAAACTGATGGTTGGCGGTGGTCCCGTATCCCATGATTATGCAGAGAAAATAGGTGCTCATGGGTATGGAAAAGATGCCATGGAAGCAGTTGATGTGGCTGTCCGGTTGGCAGAGAAGGAGTAG
- a CDS encoding aminotransferase class I/II-fold pyridoxal phosphate-dependent enzyme: MVLSIFFLSSPFQRFLAFFLSGMSFEGVLLLLAHRGPNHMPELNQRIEGLPRSGIDLVLRLSKMPDILKLSIGSPSFETPEFVKDAALAAIREGKTHYSPDEGLLDLREAILAKCEEYNHFSFDVEKEIVVTSGTSPAIYNTFQCLLEENEEIVIPTPAYFGYSRMVQILGGTPVQVPSSSEANFQPDPEDIKNAVTGSTRAIVVHTPSNPSGAVWSAKNLQAIGEIAEDNDLYIIADEVYERLVYRGAKHVSIASLSDFKDRTITLCGLSKSHAMAGFRIGWIIGPERFMNCYKRIHEQTAICAPTLSQHAAVAALSSPEVSLEYMLTEYQKRADLLIDAFEKDIPYLEPVKTNGSLFMLISIRELVDQKMDEMTHHIDQDEEIKKLLKDDELSALTNGSSPSETAMAYILSKTGVLMMAGHYFGLEGDNYLRVSFAPEHETIVHAIERLKNRF, translated from the coding sequence ATGGTTCTCTCAATATTTTTTCTTTCATCACCATTTCAGAGATTCCTAGCTTTTTTCCTCAGTGGAATGAGTTTTGAGGGAGTTCTTCTTCTTCTCGCCCATCGAGGCCCCAATCATATGCCAGAGTTGAATCAAAGAATTGAAGGTCTTCCTCGGAGTGGAATCGACCTAGTACTGCGTCTTTCAAAAATGCCTGATATTTTGAAACTCTCAATTGGATCACCAAGTTTCGAAACTCCTGAATTTGTAAAGGATGCTGCATTGGCAGCGATACGTGAGGGAAAAACACACTACTCTCCTGACGAAGGGCTTCTTGACCTCAGAGAAGCAATTTTGGCCAAATGCGAAGAATACAATCATTTCAGTTTTGATGTTGAAAAGGAAATTGTCGTTACTTCAGGAACATCTCCCGCTATTTACAATACATTCCAATGCCTTCTGGAGGAGAATGAAGAAATAGTAATACCTACTCCTGCCTACTTTGGGTACAGCAGAATGGTACAAATCCTAGGAGGAACCCCTGTTCAAGTACCTTCCTCCAGTGAAGCAAATTTCCAACCCGACCCAGAAGACATCAAGAATGCTGTTACGGGCTCCACCCGAGCAATCGTTGTACACACTCCGAGCAACCCAAGCGGTGCTGTATGGAGTGCAAAGAACCTGCAAGCTATTGGAGAAATCGCTGAAGATAACGATTTGTATATCATAGCCGATGAAGTCTACGAACGATTGGTTTATCGCGGAGCGAAACATGTCAGCATCGCATCTCTGTCGGATTTCAAGGACCGTACAATCACACTCTGTGGTCTTTCTAAAAGTCACGCGATGGCAGGCTTTAGAATAGGGTGGATTATTGGACCTGAGAGGTTTATGAATTGCTACAAGCGAATTCATGAACAGACAGCCATTTGTGCTCCAACCCTCTCTCAACATGCTGCAGTTGCTGCATTAAGTAGTCCAGAGGTTTCACTTGAGTATATGCTCACAGAGTACCAGAAACGGGCGGATTTACTCATTGATGCTTTTGAAAAAGACATACCCTATCTTGAACCCGTCAAAACGAATGGCAGCTTGTTCATGCTGATCTCAATTCGGGAATTAGTAGATCAAAAAATGGATGAGATGACCCATCACATCGACCAAGACGAAGAAATCAAGAAGCTGTTAAAGGACGATGAACTAAGTGCCCTGACAAATGGGAGTTCTCCATCTGAAACTGCTATGGCGTATATTCTTTCGAAGACTGGTGTTTTAATGATGGCTGGACATTATTTCGGCCTGGAGGGTGACAATTATCTTAGAGTATCCTTTGCTCCCGAACACGAGACAATAGTACATGCGATTGAGAGACTGAAGAATCGGTTTTAG
- a CDS encoding FAD-binding protein, whose translation MTDYRKKLSEIVPSENLVTDKVDRVAYARDLTPYFAVSDAIVFPTTREEVIDIVKLAADENIPITPRGGGASFQGSSLPVDGGIILDLSRMDRILEISNEDMVAVVEPGVRYETFDHELKKHGLTFPHDVGSHDAASIGGILASDSNGHHAYKYGRVGSWIQAMEVVLADGSVMELGGRPPRSNMGFNLMSLIAGSEGTLGIITKATLRVIPRPPVEASVGAFFDDLDDLIDASLAITMSGIEAGTLEATDGYTVETINDVMDFGFPECEANFVGDLQGYSEEDLQRKIDVITSILEEHGGKQVTVARDDAGVRRLWAPRMEIDVAVMETNPGYREIGFAAADPCVPLSKQAEAMREIGKIIRSHGLIAAVFCHTGIGIIHPAVLIDPQNRDHWKAMKQSEREIIDYVQSIGGVLTAEHGLGYVRNPYVREAIGDKALNFDRKIKEIFDPQGILNPGKMGLDREERDEGIEFTFPAYVEDKEIWE comes from the coding sequence AACCTCGTTACGGACAAGGTGGATCGTGTAGCGTATGCGAGAGACCTAACGCCGTATTTCGCGGTCTCAGATGCAATTGTTTTCCCAACTACTCGGGAAGAAGTGATAGATATTGTCAAACTGGCCGCGGACGAGAACATTCCCATAACACCTCGTGGAGGCGGTGCTTCGTTCCAAGGCTCCTCGCTCCCGGTAGACGGAGGAATCATCCTTGACTTATCTCGTATGGATCGAATCCTCGAAATCAGCAACGAAGATATGGTTGCGGTTGTTGAACCGGGTGTTAGGTATGAGACCTTCGACCATGAACTGAAGAAGCATGGCCTGACTTTCCCACATGATGTTGGCAGCCACGACGCTGCTAGTATTGGTGGAATCCTTGCCTCGGATTCCAACGGTCATCATGCCTACAAATACGGAAGAGTAGGGTCGTGGATTCAGGCAATGGAGGTCGTTCTTGCTGACGGCTCTGTTATGGAGCTAGGCGGAAGACCCCCCCGGAGCAATATGGGGTTCAATCTCATGTCCTTGATAGCCGGTTCAGAGGGAACCTTGGGAATCATTACGAAGGCCACTCTTCGAGTTATTCCTAGACCACCTGTTGAAGCCAGTGTGGGTGCTTTCTTTGATGACCTTGATGATTTGATAGACGCCTCTCTTGCCATCACCATGTCAGGAATCGAAGCTGGTACCTTGGAAGCAACAGATGGCTACACGGTAGAAACAATAAACGATGTGATGGATTTCGGATTCCCTGAATGTGAAGCCAACTTTGTTGGAGACCTTCAAGGTTACAGCGAGGAAGACCTGCAGCGCAAAATCGATGTGATAACCTCAATCCTAGAAGAGCATGGTGGCAAGCAAGTCACCGTTGCCCGTGATGATGCCGGTGTCAGAAGGCTATGGGCTCCACGGATGGAAATCGATGTTGCCGTGATGGAGACCAATCCTGGATACCGCGAGATTGGTTTCGCTGCAGCAGACCCCTGTGTTCCACTGTCAAAGCAAGCTGAAGCTATGAGAGAGATTGGCAAGATTATCCGCTCTCACGGGCTCATTGCTGCAGTCTTCTGTCATACGGGCATAGGTATCATCCACCCGGCTGTGCTCATTGATCCCCAGAATCGTGACCACTGGAAGGCTATGAAACAGTCAGAACGTGAGATAATCGATTATGTCCAAAGCATAGGTGGAGTACTGACAGCCGAACACGGTCTGGGTTATGTTAGGAATCCTTACGTTAGAGAGGCTATTGGTGACAAGGCACTGAACTTTGACCGAAAAATCAAGGAGATATTCGATCCTCAGGGCATACTAAACCCTGGCAAAATGGGCCTTGACCGAGAAGAGCGTGACGAAGGAATCGAATTCACCTTTCCTGCATACGTTGAGGACAAGGAGATTTGGGAGTGA
- a CDS encoding 4Fe-4S dicluster domain-containing protein, giving the protein MAIEEYEHVIMECVSCGLCQSNCPIYKETKLESNSAKGKMTILYALLQGWLDWDEVAGRMYECTTCKNCQATCLSGLDIPSVVEAARAELVEKGYGHEVSKQIAENIRETHNPFGENPKKRNRLKELAEA; this is encoded by the coding sequence ATGGCAATCGAAGAATATGAACATGTTATCATGGAATGTGTAAGCTGCGGGCTCTGTCAATCTAACTGCCCCATCTACAAAGAGACAAAGCTGGAATCCAACAGCGCTAAAGGGAAAATGACCATTCTCTATGCGTTACTGCAGGGCTGGTTGGATTGGGATGAAGTAGCGGGTAGAATGTACGAGTGCACTACCTGCAAGAACTGCCAGGCTACCTGTCTTTCAGGACTGGATATCCCATCTGTTGTTGAGGCTGCAAGGGCGGAGCTAGTCGAGAAAGGTTATGGCCATGAAGTCTCGAAGCAGATTGCTGAGAACATCAGGGAGACACACAATCCCTTCGGCGAGAATCCGAAGAAGCGTAACAGACTGAAAGAACTGGCGGAGGCATGA
- a CDS encoding FAD-dependent oxidoreductase has protein sequence MCADVAKPIDSLHKRPNQTTAMVVGGGVAGMQAALDIADQGFNVVLVEKSPSIGGRMAMIDKTFPTLDCSACILTPKLSEVDRHPNIRLLTYSEIRSVSGVAGDFDVQVVKKPMYVNPDECSGCGECVEACPVELPSEFDQGIGFRKAIYQPFPQATPNTYTINKKGLPACRASCPAGVNAQGFISLMKERRFDEALKIVRDSIPFPGVLGRVCIGFCEAECERGMLDESISVRNLHRFLADYEMAGESPDVEPIELDKDSSVAVVGSGPAGLSCAYHLIRQGYPVTVFEQNSEPGGLLRYAIPKYRLPRNVLDYEIDRIKQLGVNIETNHRVESFEELNDAGFDAIFVATGASVSNRLAIDGEKMSGIFHSTEFLDKIARGEEIEVGEKVAVVGGGDAAVDSARVALRMGASDVVVIYRRSGIELPAIPSEVEDAREEGVRFMFLTQPVEILTSKNALAGVKCVRMRLGEPDHSGRRRPIPIPHSEFTIAMDNMIVAIGQSPDPVGIQNECDCTDRGLLKADPITLETSVEGVFGGGDLVSGPYTVVKAVAHGRDAAESIDRYLSGHDLRKGRTEDRHRVQSYEVDKSERRIESRAAMPKQSVASRRNSFSEVELGFNKEIALAEAERCLGCANCCECKLCVDACDRDAIDHMMREEIMDISVGSIVIATGARLFDVSEYPRLGFGEYPNVINAMQYERLISAAGPTKGHLIRLSDGRIPKSIGFIQCVGARDVNKGVPYCSRICCMYGIKNAVMAKEHHPDTEVTIYFADIRAFGKGFEEFYEMAKRRFGVNFVRGRVGCVMEDAESQNLRVRVEETTTGSINDYEHDLVILSPGIQPPEGLRDMAIELGTELDDDGYINVPSLLSDPVKASMPGIFVAGCVDGPKDIPDSVSAGSAAAMKVSILLSEGENKQ, from the coding sequence ATGTGCGCTGATGTAGCAAAACCGATCGATTCTTTGCATAAACGCCCAAATCAAACGACTGCAATGGTAGTTGGTGGGGGTGTTGCAGGAATGCAGGCAGCATTGGACATCGCAGATCAGGGCTTTAACGTCGTGCTTGTGGAGAAGAGTCCATCTATCGGCGGTCGTATGGCTATGATCGACAAAACTTTTCCTACGCTCGATTGTTCTGCATGTATTCTGACTCCAAAACTTAGCGAAGTTGACCGGCATCCGAATATCCGTCTTCTGACATATAGTGAGATACGAAGTGTGAGTGGTGTCGCTGGAGACTTCGATGTTCAAGTTGTTAAGAAACCAATGTACGTGAATCCTGATGAGTGCTCTGGATGTGGTGAATGTGTTGAAGCCTGTCCAGTGGAGCTGCCAAGCGAGTTTGATCAGGGAATCGGCTTTCGAAAAGCCATCTATCAACCCTTCCCACAAGCCACGCCCAACACATATACAATCAATAAGAAGGGATTACCGGCATGCCGGGCCAGTTGCCCGGCTGGGGTGAATGCTCAGGGCTTCATTTCTCTCATGAAAGAAAGACGATTTGATGAGGCTTTGAAAATCGTAAGGGACTCTATTCCTTTTCCGGGAGTCCTTGGGAGAGTATGCATCGGTTTCTGTGAAGCTGAATGCGAACGAGGAATGCTTGATGAAAGCATCAGTGTACGTAATCTTCACAGATTTCTTGCTGATTATGAGATGGCTGGTGAATCTCCCGATGTAGAGCCTATTGAACTTGATAAGGATTCATCGGTCGCTGTTGTTGGATCTGGCCCTGCAGGCCTATCCTGTGCTTATCACCTGATACGACAGGGCTACCCTGTCACTGTGTTTGAACAGAATTCCGAGCCTGGTGGTCTTCTTAGGTATGCTATACCAAAATACAGGTTGCCTCGCAATGTGTTGGATTATGAAATAGATAGAATCAAGCAACTGGGTGTTAACATAGAAACCAATCATCGGGTAGAATCATTTGAAGAACTCAACGACGCCGGGTTCGATGCCATCTTTGTGGCTACTGGTGCGTCGGTAAGCAACCGGCTAGCAATTGATGGAGAGAAAATGAGCGGGATTTTTCACTCGACTGAATTCTTGGATAAGATTGCAAGAGGGGAGGAGATAGAAGTAGGGGAAAAGGTCGCTGTAGTTGGCGGTGGTGACGCAGCTGTTGATTCTGCTAGAGTGGCGCTGCGTATGGGTGCATCTGATGTTGTTGTCATCTATCGTCGTTCCGGGATTGAACTACCTGCCATTCCAAGTGAGGTGGAAGATGCTCGGGAGGAAGGTGTCAGGTTCATGTTCTTGACTCAGCCGGTTGAGATTCTTACTTCGAAGAATGCACTTGCGGGCGTTAAATGCGTGAGAATGAGACTTGGCGAACCTGATCACTCGGGAAGGAGGAGACCAATCCCAATTCCCCACTCTGAATTCACCATTGCAATGGACAACATGATAGTTGCCATTGGCCAGAGTCCAGATCCTGTGGGCATTCAGAATGAGTGCGACTGCACTGACAGGGGGCTGTTGAAAGCGGATCCCATAACGCTTGAAACAAGTGTTGAAGGTGTATTTGGAGGCGGCGATCTCGTTTCCGGGCCTTACACTGTGGTCAAAGCAGTCGCACATGGAAGAGATGCTGCTGAGTCAATAGATCGGTATCTCAGTGGCCATGATTTGCGAAAAGGTCGAACCGAAGATAGGCACCGAGTACAATCCTACGAAGTAGATAAGAGTGAGCGTCGAATTGAGTCACGAGCCGCAATGCCGAAGCAGAGTGTGGCTTCTCGAAGGAATAGTTTCTCGGAAGTTGAGCTCGGCTTCAACAAAGAGATAGCATTAGCTGAAGCTGAGCGATGTCTTGGCTGTGCTAATTGTTGTGAGTGCAAGCTGTGTGTAGATGCTTGTGACAGAGATGCTATCGACCATATGATGCGAGAAGAGATTATGGATATCTCAGTCGGATCGATTGTGATTGCCACGGGAGCACGTCTCTTTGATGTCTCAGAGTATCCGCGTCTAGGATTTGGAGAGTATCCCAACGTCATCAATGCAATGCAGTATGAACGTCTGATTAGTGCCGCTGGACCTACCAAGGGTCATCTGATTCGACTGAGTGATGGCAGGATTCCAAAGAGCATCGGATTCATTCAGTGCGTTGGTGCCCGCGATGTGAATAAAGGCGTACCATACTGTTCTCGTATATGCTGTATGTATGGAATCAAGAACGCGGTGATGGCGAAGGAGCATCACCCCGATACGGAAGTTACAATCTACTTCGCTGATATCAGAGCCTTTGGCAAAGGTTTCGAGGAATTCTATGAAATGGCAAAACGAAGATTCGGGGTAAATTTCGTAAGGGGACGTGTTGGTTGTGTAATGGAGGATGCTGAAAGTCAAAACCTCCGTGTGAGAGTGGAGGAAACAACAACAGGTTCAATCAACGACTATGAGCATGACCTTGTGATTCTGAGTCCTGGCATCCAGCCTCCTGAGGGGCTTCGTGATATGGCAATCGAGTTAGGTACAGAGCTCGATGATGATGGCTACATCAATGTGCCTTCTCTCCTATCAGACCCTGTGAAAGCCAGCATGCCCGGAATTTTCGTTGCAGGTTGCGTTGATGGACCTAAGGATATTCCAGACAGCGTTTCTGCTGGAAGCGCAGCTGCCATGAAGGTTAGTATTCTCTTATCTGAAGGAGAAAACAAACAATAA
- a CDS encoding FAD-dependent oxidoreductase, with amino-acid sequence MAQPYRFETCLWNSSGGQIMAVQKTEEIVDITSKPENSVVVVGGGVAGMQAALDIADQGFQVYLVEESPSIGGKMASIDKTFPTLDCSACILTPKLSEVDRHPNINLLAYSEIEKVEGEQGDFDVIVLRKARYVDEDKCSACGECVSVCPIEVPSEFEQGIGFRKAIYRPFPQATPNSYTIDMENCIECGRCIKACERDAIDHEMKDQRLRINAGAIVIATGYDLFDVTRYPRLGYGKFQDVIHALEYERLINASGPTKGHLIRLSDGAVPESIGFIQCVGARDVNKGVPYCSRICCMYGIKNAVMAKEHHPDTDVTVYFVDIRAFGKGFEQFYEMAKTRFGVNFVRGRVGEVYEDSESDGLVVRVEDTTTGTVLENKHDLVVLSPGVEPTSDLDKIAETLNMDLDETGYIGVPDTLTKPVDTKIAGIFVCGCAEGPKDIPDSVASGSAAAMRASIALNKKEE; translated from the coding sequence ATGGCTCAACCGTATCGATTCGAAACCTGTCTTTGGAACTCTTCAGGAGGCCAAATAATGGCGGTACAGAAAACAGAAGAAATAGTCGATATTACATCGAAACCCGAAAACAGTGTAGTGGTAGTCGGTGGCGGTGTTGCAGGAATGCAGGCTGCACTGGACATTGCTGACCAGGGTTTCCAAGTTTATCTTGTTGAAGAAAGCCCATCCATCGGAGGAAAGATGGCTAGTATAGACAAAACCTTTCCTACACTGGACTGCTCTGCCTGCATATTGACACCAAAACTTAGTGAAGTTGACAGGCATCCAAACATCAATCTCCTGGCCTATTCCGAGATTGAGAAGGTGGAAGGGGAACAGGGCGATTTTGATGTCATCGTGTTGAGGAAAGCACGGTATGTTGATGAAGACAAGTGTTCAGCTTGTGGAGAATGTGTTTCTGTATGCCCAATTGAAGTGCCATCAGAATTTGAACAGGGAATCGGTTTTCGAAAGGCAATATATCGACCCTTCCCCCAAGCGACTCCCAACAGCTATACCATCGATATGGAAAACTGCATTGAGTGCGGTAGATGTATCAAAGCATGTGAGCGCGATGCCATTGATCACGAAATGAAGGACCAGCGATTGCGTATCAACGCTGGCGCCATTGTCATTGCGACAGGCTACGATCTGTTTGATGTGACTCGTTACCCTCGACTAGGTTATGGCAAATTCCAAGATGTCATTCATGCACTTGAGTATGAGCGGCTCATCAATGCATCAGGTCCTACGAAAGGACACTTGATTCGTCTAAGTGACGGCGCTGTTCCAGAAAGCATCGGTTTCATACAGTGTGTTGGTGCCCGTGACGTGAACAAAGGCGTACCGTATTGCTCTCGTATCTGTTGCATGTATGGAATCAAAAACGCGGTGATGGCGAAGGAGCATCACCCCGATACGGACGTGACTGTCTATTTTGTAGACATCCGAGCCTTCGGAAAAGGCTTCGAACAATTCTATGAAATGGCCAAAACTAGATTCGGTGTCAACTTTGTGAGAGGCAGAGTTGGTGAGGTCTATGAAGACAGCGAAAGTGATGGTTTAGTGGTCAGAGTGGAAGACACGACCACCGGAACAGTACTAGAAAACAAACATGATTTGGTTGTCTTGAGTCCCGGAGTTGAGCCCACTTCAGATCTTGACAAAATAGCAGAGACTCTCAATATGGATTTGGACGAAACCGGATATATTGGAGTTCCCGATACGCTTACGAAACCTGTTGACACAAAAATCGCAGGAATATTCGTGTGTGGATGCGCGGAAGGGCCAAAGGATATTCCTGATTCAGTTGCATCAGGAAGTGCTGCTGCGATGCGGGCTAGTATCGCCTTGAACAAGAAGGAGGAGTGA